The following proteins come from a genomic window of Malus sylvestris chromosome 4, drMalSylv7.2, whole genome shotgun sequence:
- the LOC126617756 gene encoding proline--tRNA ligase, chloroplastic/mitochondrial-like — translation MVVSPRLPSLSSLFSPAISRRPSSLLRCHHHRVRRPVCSTSFSAQSTVSETNGRVDTQTQNSNRVVDRAVTPRSQDFNAWYLDVIEQAELADYGPVRGTMVIRPYGYAIWEAIQDYLNVKFKETGHSNMYFPQFIPYSFIEKEASHVEGFSPELAVVTIGGGKELEEKLVVRPTSETIVNHMFTQWIHSYRDLPLMVNQWANVTRWEMRTKPFVRTLEFLWQEGHTAHATPEEAEKEAIQMIDVYTKFAYEQTAIPVIAGRKSKVETFAGAVRTYTIEGMMGDRKALQAGTSHNLGQNFSRAFQTQFTDESGQRQHVWQTSWAVSTRFVGGIIMTHGDDTGLMLPPKIAPIQVVITPIWKKDDDREGVLNAASSVKEALQTAGIRVKLDDSDQRTPGWKFNFWEMKGVPLRIEIGPRDVSSQTVVICRRDVPGKQGKVFGISMEPSILEAHIKDKLDEIQSSLLEKAKSFRDCNIVDVSSYDELKVAISQGKWARGPWSASDEDELKVKEETGATIRCFPFEQPQDIKTCLMTGNPAEEVAIFAKSY, via the exons ATGGTCGTCTCACCAAGACTCCCTTCTCTGAGCTCGCTCTTCTCGCCCGCCATCTCCCGCCGTCCTTCGTCACTTCTCCGCTGTCACCACCACCGCGTACGAAGACCCGTATGCTCCACCTCTTTCTCTGCTCAGAGCACGGTGTCGGAAACGAATGGCCGAGTCGACACTCAGACTCAGAACAGCAACCGAGTCGTGGACCGAGCCGTCACTCCTCGGTCACAGGACTTCAATGCTTGGTACCTCGATGTCATTGAGCAAGCAGAGCTCGCCGATTACGGTCCGGTTCGGGGCACCATGGTCATCCGTCCCTACGGTTACGCCATATGGGAAGCTATTCAG GATTATCTGAATGTGAAATTTAAAGAGACTGGCCACAGTAACATGTATTTCCCACAG TTTATACCGTATTCGTTTATAGAGAAAGAAGCTAGCCATGTTGAAGGGTTTAGTCCCGAATTAGCAGTTGTGACAATAGGAGGAGGGAAGGAGCTTGAAGAAAAACTTGTG GTTCGACCCACAAGTGAAACCATAGTAAATCACATGTTCACTCAGTGGATTCATAGTTACCGTGATCTTCCCCTTATGGTTAACCAA TGGGCGAATGTGACAAGATGGGAGATGCGGACGAAACCTTTTGTGAGGACACTTGAATTTCTTTGGCAGGAGGGTCATACAGCTCATGCTACTCCAGAGGAGGCAGAGAAAGAG GCTATACAGATGATTGACGTGTATACAAAATTTGCTTATGAGCAAACTGCAATACCTGTTATTGCAGGTCGAAAGTCAAAAGTTGAAACATTTGCTGGTGCTGTTAGGACTTATACAATAGAGGGTATGATGGGTGATCGGAAGGCATTACAGGCTGGCACCAGCCACAATCTTGGGCAGAATTTTTCTCGTGCCTTTCAAACACAG TTTACTGATGAAAGTGGACAGAGGCAACACGTGTGGCAGACATCGTGGGCGGTTAGTACCCGTTTTGTTGGTGGTATTATCATGACCCATGGAGACGATACAGGTTTAATGCTTCCCCCAAAGATTGCACCAATACAG GTGGTGATCACACCAATTTGGAAGAAGGATGACGATAGAGAAGGAGTTCTGAATGCTGCATCATCAGTAAAAGAAGCATTGCAGACTGCAGGCATTAGAGTTAAACTCGATGACTCTGATCAGAGAACCCCAGGATggaaattcaatttctgggagaTGAAG GGAGTCCCTTTAAGAATTGAAATTGGCCCTCGTGATGTTTCAAGCCAGACTGTGGTTATATGTAGAAGAGATGTTCCTGGAAAGCAAGGGAAGGTCTTCGGAATATCCATGGAGCCCTCAATTTTGGAGGCTCATATCAAGGACAAGTTGGATGAGATCCAGTCATCACTTTTGGAAAAAGCAAAATCATTCCGAGATTG TAATATTGTTGATGTCAGCTCATATGATGAACTCAAAGTTGCAATCTCCCAGGGCAAATGGGCAAGAGGTCCTTGGTCGGCTAG TGACGAAGATGAGTTAAAAGTAAAAGAAGAAACAGGGGCAACCATTAGGTGTTTTCCTTTTGAACAGCCGCAAGATATTAAAACATGCTTGATGACTGGTAACCCAGCGGAGGAAGTAGCTATATTTGCAAAGTCATACTAA